The Nicotiana tabacum cultivar K326 chromosome 14, ASM71507v2, whole genome shotgun sequence genome contains a region encoding:
- the LOC107773887 gene encoding putative inactive disease susceptibility protein LOV1 produces the protein MAKLALVFVIKKLRQLTLAEETELIGAYTAINNSVKSVENLQWMLTKDGQMPSDQAKEIEELVYRIEDVVQTYGVMARSRSAGSSGMLLPFKILNSGAAQKKAMSEITSLCAKINHFASPEVLQRIAGFHFESNNSWYNNCQLWRQNFAYKQDDETVGLEKEKEPILRALLDRSEGYENRFEVIPIWGLSGTGKSALANAICNDTSVVDEFKDHRLHICVSENFNLECALLHAMESFVGSVEEYAHTPPEYLIELVRQHLEKSRSLIVLEDVRSTEDWQTLRGAVGAKGCRILVTTRARQVAKTIKQTPYVHEKRPLTEENSWKLLKRIVWSENEPGGEMKSTMEKMGREMVKQCEGLPGAIIALAKLLAGKSASEWEMVQKNARPYLSQVMAPSYAELSDDLKPYFLYLGHFREDPEIEPEKLCHLWTIEGLISKGDCGSKRTLLDLTQEHLMGLAQKGMVGVRQTIIELKSCHLVGLMGDMCLSKAEEGDILKVMDLQTGDNTLQSSLSFSNTRRLVIYLGKFNSRVTPELARNLRSLRIIKAHEHQQLEEFVWPSIMSDIKKFKALRILDFDRIDFRKGKIPGGIFALPLLRYLSFEGCILKELSPYISNLSYLEVLDLRIKDTCNIIIPDVLRRMRRLQHLYLPRAFQAQNGKKLRLDGLAELQTLKNFTSKLCEIQDLFNLTKLRYLDVEVEENLEDLESITNHMSSSTAPEKWLHSSIEIKNFDCYTEARHNVFRKLLTCRGGPPKFSFEGYIDQLPPHNMISQRFTEMVLSSTQLKEDPMPILENLRNLRRLVLRDDAFLGTKMVCSASGFPQLKQLQLSSLFFLNEWMAQNSAMPMLSHLIIDNCEKLKKLPDRLKDLALSSRIQDEKDAQTICRKAS, from the exons ATGGCGAAACTAGCCCTCGTCTTCGTGATCAAAAAGCTTAGACAGTTGACTTTGGCTGAAGAAACAGAACTAATTGGGGCATACACAGCAATCAACAACTCAGTTAAATCAGTGGAGAATTTGCAGTGGATGCTAACAAAAGATGGTCAGATGCCCAGTGACCAAGCGAAGGAAATTGAAGAGCTCGTTTATCGCATCGAAGATGTTGTCCAAACATATGGTGTAATGGCAAGATCCAGGTCCGCAGGTTCATCTGGAATGCTCTTGCCTTTCAAAATTCTCAATAGCGGTGCTGCCCAGAAGAAGGCCATGTCTGAGATCACAAGTTTATGTGCCAAAATCAACCACTTTGCTTCGCCGGAAGTCCTGCAGCGGATCGCTGGTTTTCATTTTGAAAGCAATAATAGCTGGTACAACAACTGTCAACTATGGAGGCAAAACTTTGCATACAAGCAAGACGACGAGACAGTTGGgctggaaaaagaaaaggagccAATTTTACGAGCTCTGCTAGATAGATCAGAGGGTTACGAAAACAGGTTCGAAGTAATTCCCATATGGGGCCTTAGTGGCACAGGCAAGTCGGCTCTTGCTAATGCAATATGTAATGACACCAGCGTTGTCGACGAGTTCAAAGACCACCGCCTCCACATTTGTGTATCTGAAAACTTCAATCTCGAATGCGCACTTCTACATGCTATGGAATCATTTGTGGGTTCTGTAGAAGAGTATGCTCATACGCCACCAGAATATTTGATTGAACTTGTCCGCCAACATCTGGAGAAATCGAGGAGCTTGATTGTTCTGGAAGACGTACGCTCAACTGAGGATTGGCAGACGCTGCGTGGGGCAGTGGGAGCTAAAGGTTGCAGAATATTGGTTACTACTCGAGCAAGACAAGTTGCAAAAACTATAAAACAGACGCCTTATGTGCATGAAAAGAGGCCTTTAACAGAAGAAAACAGCTGGAAGTTGCTTAAAAGGATAGTTTGGTCGGAAAATGAACCAG GAGGTGAAATGaaatcaacaatggagaaaatGGGTAGGGAAATGGTAAAACAGTGTGAAGGTTTACCAGGGGCGATTATAGCACTTGCAAAATTGTTAGCAGGAAAGAGTGCAAGTGAATGGGAGATGGTACAGAAAAATGCCCGGCCATATCTTTCTCAAGTTATGGCTCCAAGTTATGCTGAGTTGTCAGATGATTTAAAACCATATTTCCTTTACTTGGGCCATTTTAGAGAAGATCCAGAAATAGAACCAGAGAAGTTGTGTCACTTATGGACAATTGAGGGGTTGATTTCAAAAGGGGATTGTGGAAGCAAGAGGACACTATTGGACCTAACACAGGAACATTTGATGGGTCTAGCACAGAAGGGTATGGTCGGTGTGAGACAGACAATAATAGAGCTCAAGTCTTGCCATCTAGTTGGACTGATGGGAGATATGTGTCTCTCAAAAGCGGAAGAGGGAGACATTTTGAAGGTCATGGATTTACAAACTGGAGACAATACCCTGCAGTCTTCTCTTTCTTTTAGCAATACACGTCGGCTTGTTATTTATCTAGGGAAGTTTAATTCCCGTGTCACCCCTGAATTAGCTCGAAACCTTAGGAGTCTTCGAATCATCAAGGCACATGAGCATCAACAACTAGAAGAGTTTGTATGGCCGTCCATAATGTCGGATATCAAGAAATTTAAGGCGTTAAGGATTCTTGATTTCGACAGGATAGATTTTCGTAAGGGAAAAATCCCGGGAGGTATTTTTGCTTTACCATTGTTGAGGTATCTGAGTTTTGAAGGATGCATCCTAAAGGAGTTGTCGCCATATATTAGCAACTTGTCATACTTGGAAGTCCTTGATTTGAGAATCAAAGATACATGCAACATTATCATTCCAGATGTGTTGCGGAGAATGAGAAGGCTACAACATTTGTATCTTCCACGAGCATTCCAAGCGCAAAATGGGAAAAAACTTCGATTGGATGGATTAGCAGAGCTTCAGACACTAAAGAACTTCACCTCCAAATTGTGTGAAATCCAGGATCTCTTCAATTTGACAAAACTCCGGTACCTAGATGTAGAGGTTGAAGAAAATCTTGAGGATCTTGAGTCGATAACCAACCATATGTCAAGTAGTACTGCTCCAGAAAAATGGCTACATTCATCCATTGAAATAAAGAACTTTGACTGTTACACAGAAGCAAGGCACAATGTATTCCGGAAATTATTGACGTGCCGAGGAGGTCCACCAAAATTTTCCTTCGAAGGTTACATTGACCAGCTTCCCCCACACAATATGATCTCACAAAGATTCACAGAGATGGTTCTTAGTAGTACTCAACTAAAGGAAGATCCCATGCCAATATTAGAGAATCTTCGTAATCTAAGGCGTCTAGTACTCCGCGATGATGCTTTCCTTGGGACAAAGATGGTCTGTTCTGCTTCAGGTTTTCCCCAACTCAAACAATTACAACTCTCAAGCTTATTCTTCTTAAATGAATGGATGGCACAAAATTCAGCCATGCCCATGCTCTCTCATCTCATAATCGATAACTGCGAAAAACTGAAAAAGCTCCCAGATCGTTTAAAAGATCTTGCTTTATCTTCAAGAATTCAAGACGAGAAAGATGCCCAAACCATTTGTAGAAAGGCTTCGTGA